Proteins encoded together in one Procambarus clarkii isolate CNS0578487 chromosome 67, FALCON_Pclarkii_2.0, whole genome shotgun sequence window:
- the LOC138355516 gene encoding dentin sialophosphoprotein-like: MSSSDESQSCHLSDEPQPCCPSDVSQSCLPSDQSQSCHPSDESPSCRPSDQSQSCRPSDKFQSCLPSDESQSCRPSDEFQPCRPSDEFQPCRPTDKSPSCRPSDESQSCRPSYESQSFRPSDESQPCCPSDEYQACRPSDESQACRPTYESQRRIPVISA, from the coding sequence ATGTCGTCCAGTGATGAGTCCCAGTCATGTCATCTCAGCGACGAGCCCCAGCCATGTTGTCCCAGCGACGTGTCCCAATCATGTCTTCCCAGCGACCAGTCCCAGTCATGTCATCCCAGCGACGAGTCCCCGTCATGTCGTCCCAGCGACCAGTCCCAGTCATGTCGTCCCAGCGACAAGTTCCAGTCATGTCTTCCCAGCGACGAGTCCCAGTCATGTCGTCCCAGCGACGAGTTCCAACCATGTCGTCCCAGCGACGAGTTCCAACCATGTCGTCCCACCGACAAGTCCCCGTCATGTCGTCCCAGCGACGAGTCTCAGTCATGCCGTCCCAGCTACGAATCCCAGTCATTTCGGCCTAGCGACGAGTCCCAGCCATGTTGTCCCAGCGACGAGTACCAGGCATGTCGTCCCAGCGACGAGTCCCAGGCATGTCGTCCCACCTACGAGTCCCAGCGACGAATCCCAGTCATTTCGGCCTAG
- the LOC138355517 gene encoding uncharacterized protein, with amino-acid sequence MSSQRRVPSHVVPATSPSHVVPATSPSHVVPVTSNSHFVPATNPSHVVPATSPRHVVPATSPRQVVPATSSSDESQPFFPSDESQSCRLSYEFQPCLPTDESQACRPSDGSQQQVPATSTSHIFPATSPSLVVPETSPVHVIPATSPRDESQSCRTTDESQACLPSDESKSCRLSDESQPCRTTDESQACRPSDESQPCRPSDESQSCRPSDESQSCRLSDEFQP; translated from the coding sequence ATGTCGTCCCAGCGACGAGTCCCCAGTCATGTCGTCCCAGCGACGAGTCCCAGTCATGTCGTCCCAGCGACGAGTCCCAGTCATGTCGTCCCAGTGACAAGTAACAGTCACTTCGTCCCCGCGACGAATCCCAGTCATGTCGTCCCAGCAACGAGTCCCAGACATGTCGTCCCAGCGACGAGTCCCAGGCAAGTCGTCCCGGCAACGAGTTCAAGTGACGAGTCCCAGCCATTTTTTCCCAGCGACGAGTCCCAGTCATGTCGTCTCAGCTACGAGTTCCAGCCATGTCTTCCCACTGACGAGTCCCAGGCATGTCGTCCCAGCGACGGGTCTCAGCAACAAGTCCCAGCGACGAGTACCAGTCATATCTTCCCAGCGACAAGTCCCAGTCTTGTCGTCCCAGAGACAAGTCCCGTTCATGTCATCCCCGCAACGAGTCCCAGAGACGAGTCCCAGTCATGTCGTACCACTGACGAGTCCCAGGCATGTCTCCCCAGCGACGAGTCCAAGTCATGTCGTCTCAGCGACGAGTCCCAGCCATGTCGTACCACTGACGAGTCCCAGGCATGTCGTCCCAGCGACGAGTCCCAGCCATGTCGTCCCAGCGACGAGTCCCAGTCATGTCGTCCCAGCGACGAGTCCCAATCATGTCGTCTCAGCGACGAGTTCCAGCCATAA